One Bartonella tribocorum CIP 105476 genomic window carries:
- a CDS encoding phage head-tail joining protein — translation MDETLEPINRKIDRLESLKRRREQIEEALYSGAQSVRHGDKQVSNRSVEELRRALEMLNKQIADLEGRKGSRVFYFNISRGY, via the coding sequence GTGGATGAAACTTTAGAACCAATTAATAGAAAAATTGACAGACTGGAAAGTTTAAAAAGGCGGCGTGAACAAATTGAAGAGGCTCTTTATTCGGGAGCGCAATCAGTGCGTCATGGCGATAAGCAAGTAAGCAACCGCTCTGTTGAGGAACTTCGCAGAGCTCTTGAGATGCTGAATAAGCAAATAGCGGACCTTGAAGGGCGCAAAGGTTCACGCGTGTTCTATTTTAATATCTCACGAGGCTATTAA
- a CDS encoding phage terminase large subunit family protein → MDENAVTEFFAHANDARQPDPPYTVSQWADKNRYLSTVASAEPGLWRTKRTPYLREIMDNLSSHKPIETTIVMKGAQVGMSEAGLNFCGYAIHYSPGPALYVMPTVETAKKLSKTRLDPMIMASPVLSERIAPARTRDSGNTMFSKEFDGGALMLTGANSAAGLRSMPIRYLILDEVDGYPLSVDNEGDPVMIAEKRTSTFVQRKIFKLSTPTHRDTSRIAKDFVLGDQRYYNVPCDECGTLQPIVWSQIKWPKGAPEKAVFVCAHCGHEHAEHRKTDLMCEERGACWVPTSESSRPNLRSYHISALYSPWLTWGECAREFLNAKDDPALLQPFVNTVLGEPWEDRTGEVVDPDSLYAKREDYPLAPEQAVVLTAGIDVQNDRLELEVVGWGRSEESWHIDYQVILGDPSSFEVWDQLDEYLAKRWPHPGYKEGIRITAACIDTGGGHTQAVYNYVRPREGRRIWGIKGQAGWRAVWPRRPSKNNKGQINLYIVGVDAAKDIITARFKKSGPEATGAGATHFHKSLDPEYFDQLTAERKVIKYFKGFKRIEWQKSEKARNEALDCRVYAYAALQGLISAGINLNREVDILEERLEKLKIEGALEQPTSEHVPSPSPKRLQAAQPQKKPFRTVINPYMRGDWR, encoded by the coding sequence ATGGATGAGAATGCTGTTACAGAATTTTTCGCCCATGCCAATGATGCAAGACAACCGGACCCACCGTATACGGTTTCCCAATGGGCGGATAAGAATAGATACCTTAGCACCGTAGCCAGTGCTGAACCTGGATTGTGGAGAACAAAACGCACCCCCTATTTGCGCGAAATCATGGATAATCTTTCTTCTCACAAACCGATTGAAACAACCATTGTCATGAAAGGAGCGCAGGTTGGCATGTCAGAGGCAGGATTGAATTTCTGCGGTTATGCTATTCATTATAGTCCAGGACCTGCCCTTTATGTCATGCCGACCGTTGAGACAGCCAAAAAGCTTTCAAAGACGCGGCTTGATCCCATGATTATGGCAAGTCCAGTTTTAAGTGAACGCATAGCCCCAGCGCGAACACGTGACAGCGGGAATACCATGTTTTCGAAAGAGTTTGATGGTGGAGCACTGATGCTTACAGGAGCAAACAGTGCAGCTGGTCTGCGTTCTATGCCTATTCGTTATCTGATTTTGGATGAAGTGGATGGTTATCCTCTCAGTGTCGATAACGAAGGTGATCCAGTGATGATTGCGGAAAAGCGCACATCAACCTTTGTACAACGAAAGATCTTTAAATTGTCCACCCCAACCCATCGTGACACAAGCCGTATTGCCAAGGATTTTGTGCTAGGAGACCAGCGATATTACAACGTGCCTTGTGATGAATGTGGTACACTCCAGCCGATTGTTTGGTCACAAATCAAATGGCCAAAAGGAGCTCCCGAAAAAGCTGTTTTTGTTTGTGCGCATTGTGGTCATGAACATGCCGAACACCGAAAAACAGATCTCATGTGTGAAGAAAGAGGTGCATGCTGGGTCCCAACCAGTGAGTCAAGCAGACCGAATTTGCGTTCTTATCATATTTCGGCACTCTATTCACCTTGGCTTACATGGGGGGAATGTGCAAGAGAGTTTTTAAATGCCAAAGATGATCCAGCTCTTCTACAGCCTTTTGTCAATACAGTTCTTGGAGAGCCATGGGAGGACAGAACAGGCGAAGTTGTTGATCCAGACAGCCTCTATGCAAAACGCGAAGATTATCCCCTTGCACCAGAACAAGCCGTCGTGTTGACAGCAGGCATTGATGTGCAAAATGATCGTTTAGAGCTTGAAGTGGTGGGATGGGGGCGTAGTGAAGAAAGTTGGCATATTGATTACCAAGTTATCCTTGGTGACCCCTCTTCTTTTGAAGTGTGGGACCAATTGGATGAATATCTTGCAAAACGCTGGCCGCATCCAGGCTATAAAGAGGGGATTAGGATAACAGCGGCTTGTATTGATACTGGTGGTGGACATACACAGGCAGTTTATAATTATGTACGCCCGCGGGAGGGGCGGCGTATCTGGGGCATTAAGGGACAAGCTGGCTGGCGTGCGGTCTGGCCACGCCGACCAAGCAAAAACAATAAAGGACAGATTAATCTTTATATTGTTGGGGTTGACGCCGCGAAAGATATCATTACAGCACGGTTTAAAAAATCAGGTCCTGAAGCAACGGGGGCTGGTGCAACACACTTTCACAAAAGCCTTGACCCGGAATATTTTGACCAGCTAACCGCTGAAAGAAAAGTCATTAAATATTTTAAAGGCTTCAAGCGTATTGAATGGCAAAAAAGTGAAAAGGCAAGAAACGAAGCCTTGGATTGTAGGGTCTATGCTTATGCTGCTTTGCAAGGTCTGATTTCGGCAGGAATAAACCTTAACCGAGAAGTCGATATCTTAGAAGAGCGTTTGGAAAAACTTAAAATTGAAGGCGCTTTAGAGCAGCCAACATCAGAACATGTGCCCTCCCCTTCTCCAAAAAGATTGCAGGCAGCACAGCCTCAAAAGAAGCCATTCAGAACAGTGATAAATCCTTATATGCGAGGGGATTGGAGGTAA
- a CDS encoding BrnT family toxin: MKIVWDEPKRALNIIKHKLDFADVIYFDWEHALIDATHSNRMKALGHFADGTTVIVFAKLGNEAISIISFRRANKKEREVFNDYQKNL, translated from the coding sequence ATGAAGATAGTGTGGGATGAACCAAAAAGAGCTTTGAACATTATTAAACATAAGCTTGATTTTGCTGATGTTATTTACTTTGATTGGGAGCATGCCCTTATTGATGCAACCCATTCAAACCGCATGAAGGCTCTTGGACATTTTGCGGATGGCACAACAGTTATTGTTTTTGCAAAGCTTGGCAATGAAGCAATATCCATTATCAGTTTTCGTCGAGCTAATAAAAAAGAAAGAGAGGTTTTCAATGACTATCAAAAAAACCTTTGA
- a CDS encoding BrnA antitoxin family protein yields the protein MTIKKTFEAGCDYAKENWDAVDSPPLTDEELARLKPAKDVLPASFFKYVTEERRKRGRPPVESPKQAVTLRLDPNVIASFKKQGKDWRTRMGEVLKKASGC from the coding sequence ATGACTATCAAAAAAACCTTTGAAGCAGGATGTGATTACGCAAAAGAAAATTGGGATGCTGTGGATTCTCCACCATTGACAGATGAAGAGCTTGCACGCTTAAAGCCAGCTAAAGACGTTTTACCAGCCTCCTTTTTTAAGTATGTAACAGAAGAGCGCCGTAAACGTGGGCGTCCCCCCGTTGAATCTCCTAAACAAGCGGTTACTCTCCGTCTCGACCCAAACGTTATTGCTTCTTTTAAAAAACAAGGAAAAGATTGGCGCACACGTATGGGTGAAGTCTTAAAAAAAGCAAGCGGTTGTTAA
- a CDS encoding phage regulatory protein/antirepressor Ant translates to MNTLIKIRESTANSATTQTMSSREIAELCGKRHDHVMRDIKQMLGELNSESTAPKFGVSDFSGLYKDSTGRTLPCYNLPKRECLILVSGYNTTLRAKIIDRWQELEKQIATPQVDYSKPEALLGVLNHLQNQIEKKDNTIAELTPKAEALEGLKRSDGLFGLIEAAKILEVRPKDLTDYLRKHDWVYRRAPGAPLLPYQDKIKKGFMDCPAITIQRPDGTEKVLPSTKITSRGLACLREQIHGGVQ, encoded by the coding sequence ATGAACACTCTTATAAAAATTAGAGAAAGCACTGCTAATAGTGCTACCACTCAGACTATGTCTAGTCGCGAAATTGCTGAGTTGTGCGGTAAAAGACATGACCATGTCATGCGTGACATTAAACAAATGTTAGGAGAATTAAACTCTGAAAGTACTGCCCCCAAATTTGGGGTGAGTGATTTTTCAGGATTATACAAAGACTCAACAGGGCGTACACTTCCTTGTTACAACCTTCCAAAGCGTGAATGTCTAATTCTTGTTTCTGGTTATAACACTACTTTACGAGCAAAGATTATTGACCGTTGGCAAGAATTGGAAAAGCAAATAGCAACACCACAAGTTGACTATTCTAAACCCGAAGCATTACTTGGTGTCTTGAATCACCTACAAAATCAAATCGAGAAGAAGGATAACACCATTGCTGAATTGACTCCAAAAGCAGAAGCTTTAGAAGGTTTAAAGCGCTCTGATGGTTTGTTTGGTCTTATTGAAGCTGCAAAGATATTAGAGGTGCGACCAAAGGACTTAACCGATTACTTGCGCAAACATGACTGGGTCTATCGACGGGCTCCAGGAGCACCTCTGTTGCCTTATCAAGACAAGATCAAGAAAGGATTCATGGATTGCCCTGCTATCACCATTCAAAGACCGGATGGTACAGAAAAGGTACTCCCTTCCACAAAAATCACATCGAGAGGATTGGCATGTTTGAGAGAACAAATCCATGGAGGTGTGCAATGA
- a CDS encoding type II toxin-antitoxin system HicA family toxin, whose product MNSQELKRYLTKHGCSFTSGKGGHLLVKRGSKKSVLPMHGTRKELGTGLVQKILKDLDLR is encoded by the coding sequence ATGAACAGTCAAGAATTAAAAAGATATCTTACGAAACATGGTTGCAGTTTTACCTCAGGGAAAGGTGGCCATTTGCTTGTAAAACGTGGTTCTAAAAAATCCGTTTTACCTATGCATGGTACGCGGAAAGAATTAGGAACGGGATTAGTTCAAAAGATTCTTAAAGATCTTGACCTAAGGTAA
- a CDS encoding tyrosine-type recombinase/integrase, with the protein MALMNRLNARSVATLGAGKYNDGAGLLLHKRKDGGAQWILRYTLHGRRREMGLGALRHVSLKQARELATGWRSVLREGRDPIKERNKQKRETISNLHYLKDIALDAFESHKAELKGDGKDGIWFLPLRLHILPKLGCLPVSEITQTEIRDTLAPIWHTKAGAARTALMRLKLCLKHAAALGLDVDLQATEKARALLGKQRHKITNRPAMDWRDIPAFYKTLCQTTAITQLALRLLILTGVRTHSLRYIHKDQVDGNIWTIPAENMKGRRDTTKEFRVPLSTEALKIIEQARLLSRNDFFFSATGRGPLAENVMSKYMKKNKLDACPHGFRSSLRDWLAETTDAPYEVAETILAHTVGGKVERAYRRTDYLEQRRVYMDKWAAYVTGQS; encoded by the coding sequence ATGGCTCTTATGAACCGTCTTAATGCAAGATCTGTCGCAACATTGGGGGCTGGTAAATATAATGATGGTGCCGGCTTGCTTCTTCACAAACGTAAAGATGGAGGTGCTCAATGGATTTTACGGTATACCCTTCACGGGCGTCGTCGTGAAATGGGCTTGGGTGCTTTAAGACATGTTTCTTTAAAACAAGCCCGTGAATTGGCAACTGGGTGGCGTTCTGTATTACGTGAGGGGCGTGACCCTATTAAAGAACGCAATAAACAAAAGCGTGAGACAATAAGCAATCTCCATTATTTAAAAGATATTGCTTTAGATGCTTTTGAAAGCCATAAAGCTGAATTAAAAGGGGATGGGAAAGATGGAATTTGGTTTTTACCTTTACGCCTTCATATTCTCCCTAAATTAGGCTGTTTACCCGTTTCAGAAATTACGCAAACAGAGATACGCGATACCCTTGCCCCTATTTGGCATACAAAAGCTGGAGCTGCTCGGACAGCACTGATGCGTCTCAAACTTTGTCTCAAACATGCGGCTGCTTTGGGTTTGGATGTTGATTTACAAGCAACAGAAAAAGCACGCGCTCTTTTAGGAAAACAACGTCATAAGATCACTAATAGACCAGCAATGGATTGGAGAGATATACCCGCTTTTTATAAAACACTTTGCCAAACAACAGCTATAACACAACTGGCTTTGCGTTTGCTCATCTTGACAGGCGTTCGTACGCATTCCTTACGTTATATTCATAAGGATCAGGTTGATGGGAATATATGGACTATTCCTGCTGAGAATATGAAAGGAAGGCGTGATACAACAAAAGAATTTCGCGTGCCTCTATCAACAGAAGCACTGAAAATTATTGAACAAGCGCGTCTGCTTTCTCGTAATGATTTCTTTTTTTCTGCAACTGGTCGAGGTCCTCTTGCTGAGAATGTTATGTCAAAATATATGAAAAAAAATAAACTTGATGCCTGCCCGCATGGATTTCGCTCTAGTTTACGCGATTGGCTTGCTGAAACAACCGATGCCCCCTATGAGGTCGCTGAAACCATTTTAGCTCATACGGTAGGGGGTAAAGTAGAGCGTGCCTATCGTCGTACTGACTATTTAGAACAGCGTCGTGTCTATATGGATAAATGGGCGGCTTATGTCACCGGTCAATCTTAA
- a CDS encoding helix-turn-helix transcriptional regulator, which translates to MTENDSLLTDRESAKLLHMSVSTFRRHVTNGSLPKPLKFGFLSRWLQSDLLNVIEQAKQQRYNDAA; encoded by the coding sequence ATGACAGAAAATGATAGTCTTTTAACAGACCGTGAAAGTGCAAAATTGCTTCATATGAGTGTCTCAACTTTCCGCCGTCATGTTACCAATGGCTCTCTCCCAAAACCTTTAAAATTTGGTTTTTTATCCCGTTGGTTACAATCGGATCTTTTGAATGTAATCGAACAAGCGAAACAGCAACGTTATAACGACGCGGCATAA